In one Mycobacterium sp. NBC_00419 genomic region, the following are encoded:
- a CDS encoding VOC family protein, which produces MGLRFSEICIDAHDIDGLSAWWAGVLGWPAEPTDDGDVALRAPAGAGPDWLFLEVPDDKVVKNRIHFDFTPTDQQAEVDRVLALGARRVDIGQGEQSWVVLADPEGNEFCILSAQ; this is translated from the coding sequence ATGGGATTGAGGTTCAGCGAGATCTGTATCGACGCTCACGACATCGATGGGTTGTCCGCGTGGTGGGCGGGTGTGCTGGGCTGGCCGGCCGAGCCGACCGACGACGGTGACGTGGCGTTGCGTGCGCCCGCGGGAGCAGGCCCGGACTGGCTGTTTCTCGAAGTCCCCGACGACAAGGTCGTCAAGAACCGGATCCACTTCGACTTCACGCCCACCGACCAGCAGGCCGAGGTCGACCGGGTGCTCGCGCTCGGAGCCCGGCGGGTCGACATCGGTCAGGGGGAGCAGAGCTGGGTGGTGCTCGCCGACCCCGAGGGCAACGAATTCTGCATCCTGTCAGCGCAATAG
- a CDS encoding PucR family transcriptional regulator, with translation MRATGVGLGQLVLALDATVVRLVEAPRGLDIPVRSAALIDSDDVRLGLSVSTGSADVFFLLGIGEADTARWIDRQSAAHGAPAAIFVKEPSDAVVAKAAAVGSAVVAVDPKARWERLYRLVNHVFEARRADPLSDSGTDLFALAQSVADRTHGMVSIEDEGSHVLAYSASNDEADELRRLSILGRAGPPEHLAWIAQWGIFDILRAGSEVVSVDERPALGLSPRLAIGIHRPDARFVGTIWVQQGSRPLADDAEDVLRGAAVLAARIMARLAARPSAHLLAVQQVLGLADSDADAEALARELGVAPDGRAAVIGFDSHTEHQRLVDVLALSASAFRPDAQVGSNGSRVYVLLPDSGRPAPVVSWIRGTIATLRTELGLELRAVIAAPVAGLAGAAGARREIDRVLDSAERHPVAIGQVTTLAEARTTVLLDEIVTIVGANDRLVDPRVRRLREREPALAATLEAYLDSFGDIAGAAAALHVHPNTVRYRVRRIEQVMATSLADPDVRLLFSLSLRATA, from the coding sequence ATGCGGGCGACCGGTGTCGGGTTGGGACAACTGGTGTTGGCCCTGGATGCGACGGTGGTGCGGCTCGTCGAGGCGCCGCGCGGCTTGGACATCCCGGTGCGGTCGGCCGCCCTGATCGACTCCGATGACGTGCGGCTGGGATTGTCGGTGAGCACTGGGTCGGCCGACGTGTTCTTTCTGCTCGGGATCGGCGAGGCGGATACGGCCCGCTGGATCGACCGGCAGAGCGCCGCTCACGGCGCCCCGGCGGCGATCTTCGTCAAGGAGCCGTCCGATGCGGTGGTCGCCAAGGCTGCCGCGGTCGGCAGCGCCGTGGTCGCCGTCGATCCCAAGGCCCGCTGGGAGCGGCTGTACCGACTGGTCAATCACGTCTTCGAGGCACGGCGGGCCGATCCGCTCTCGGATTCCGGCACCGATTTGTTCGCGCTGGCCCAGTCCGTGGCGGATCGCACCCACGGCATGGTCAGCATCGAGGACGAGGGCTCCCACGTGCTGGCCTACTCGGCGTCCAACGACGAGGCCGACGAGTTGCGCCGGCTGTCCATCCTCGGCCGCGCGGGGCCACCGGAGCATCTGGCGTGGATCGCCCAGTGGGGCATCTTCGACATCCTGCGGGCGGGCAGCGAGGTGGTCAGCGTCGACGAGCGGCCCGCGCTGGGGCTGAGCCCCCGTTTGGCGATCGGCATCCACCGACCGGACGCCCGATTCGTGGGCACCATCTGGGTGCAGCAGGGTTCGCGGCCACTGGCCGACGATGCCGAGGACGTGCTGCGCGGCGCCGCGGTGCTGGCGGCGCGGATCATGGCCCGGCTCGCGGCGCGGCCGTCGGCTCATCTGCTGGCCGTCCAGCAGGTACTCGGCCTGGCCGACTCCGACGCCGACGCCGAGGCACTGGCCCGCGAACTGGGCGTGGCCCCCGACGGGCGGGCGGCGGTGATCGGCTTCGACAGCCACACCGAGCATCAGCGGCTGGTCGATGTTCTGGCGTTGAGCGCCAGCGCTTTTCGGCCCGACGCGCAGGTCGGATCGAACGGCTCACGGGTGTACGTGCTGTTGCCGGATTCCGGGCGGCCCGCGCCGGTTGTGTCGTGGATCCGCGGGACCATCGCCACCCTGCGCACCGAGCTCGGGTTGGAACTGCGGGCGGTGATCGCCGCACCGGTCGCCGGGCTGGCCGGGGCGGCCGGCGCACGCCGCGAGATCGACCGGGTCCTCGACAGTGCCGAGCGGCACCCGGTGGCCATCGGGCAGGTGACCACGCTGGCCGAAGCGCGCACCACAGTGCTGCTCGACGAGATCGTCACCATCGTCGGGGCCAACGACCGGCTGGTCGACCCGCGGGTGCGCAGGCTGCGCGAGCGCGAGCCGGCGCTCGCCGCGACACTCGAGGCCTACCTGGACAGCTTCGGCGACATCGCCGGCGCCGCGGCCGCCCTGCATGTGCACCCCAACACCGTGCGCTACCGGGTGCGTCGGATTGAGCAGGTGATGGCCACCTCGCTGGCCGACCCGGACGTGCGGCTGCTGTTTTCGCTGAGCCTGCGGGCCACCGCCTGA
- the pruA gene encoding L-glutamate gamma-semialdehyde dehydrogenase: protein MDARTDVPAPVNEPVHDYAPHSAERIRLAAALHELTATPIDLPHVIGGRHGMGAGERIDVVQPHRHSARLGTLSNATAGDAAAAVEAAMAAKADWAATPFDERAAVFLRAADLLAGPWREKIAAATMLGQSKTAYQAEIDAPCELVDFWRFNVAFARSILAQQPVSGPGVWNRTDYRPLDGFVYAVTPFNFTAIAANLPTAPALMGNTVVWKPSVTQTFAAYLTMQLLEAAGLPPGVINLVAGDGYAVSDVVLADRRLSGIHFTGSTATFQHLWREVGTRIADYDGYPRLVGETGGKDFVLAHSSADPDVLRTALIRGAFDYQGQKCSAASRAFVPRSVWRRMGDEFLAATEALTYGDITDLSNYGGAVIDARSFARNSQAIERAKSAPGVTIAVGGECDDSEGYFVRPTVLLSDDPGDEAFSTEYFGPILAVHVYPDDQFDDVLGVVDGGSRYALTGAVIADDRAAVGKAADRLRFAAGNFYVNDKPTGAVVGQQPFGGSRASGTNDKAGSPLNLLRWTSARSIKETFVPPTEHRYPHMEVQ from the coding sequence ATGGACGCCCGCACCGATGTACCTGCCCCGGTCAACGAGCCGGTTCACGACTACGCGCCGCACTCCGCCGAACGCATCCGCCTCGCCGCGGCCCTGCACGAGCTAACCGCCACCCCGATCGACCTGCCGCACGTGATCGGCGGTCGGCATGGGATGGGTGCCGGGGAACGCATCGACGTCGTTCAGCCCCACCGGCACAGCGCCCGGCTGGGCACCTTGTCCAACGCGACGGCCGGCGACGCCGCCGCGGCGGTCGAGGCGGCGATGGCCGCCAAAGCCGACTGGGCCGCCACCCCGTTCGACGAGCGCGCCGCGGTGTTCCTGCGCGCCGCCGACCTGCTGGCCGGACCGTGGCGCGAGAAGATCGCCGCGGCGACCATGCTCGGCCAGTCCAAGACGGCCTATCAGGCCGAGATCGACGCGCCGTGCGAGCTCGTCGACTTCTGGCGGTTCAACGTCGCCTTCGCCCGCTCGATCCTGGCCCAGCAGCCCGTCAGCGGCCCCGGGGTGTGGAACCGCACCGACTACCGGCCGCTGGACGGCTTCGTCTACGCCGTCACCCCGTTCAACTTCACCGCCATCGCCGCCAACCTGCCCACCGCGCCGGCCCTGATGGGCAACACCGTGGTGTGGAAGCCGTCGGTCACCCAGACGTTCGCCGCCTACCTCACGATGCAGCTGCTCGAGGCGGCCGGCCTGCCGCCCGGCGTCATCAACCTCGTCGCCGGTGACGGCTACGCGGTATCCGACGTGGTGCTCGCCGACCGCCGCCTGTCCGGCATCCACTTCACCGGTTCGACGGCGACGTTCCAGCATCTGTGGCGCGAGGTCGGCACCCGCATCGCCGACTACGACGGCTACCCGCGGCTGGTCGGCGAGACCGGCGGCAAGGACTTCGTGCTCGCCCACAGCTCGGCCGATCCGGATGTGTTGCGCACCGCCCTGATTCGCGGCGCCTTCGACTACCAGGGCCAGAAGTGCTCGGCCGCATCGCGGGCGTTCGTCCCGCGCTCGGTGTGGCGGCGAATGGGTGACGAGTTCCTCGCGGCGACCGAGGCCCTGACCTACGGCGACATCACCGACCTGTCCAACTACGGCGGTGCGGTCATCGACGCCCGCTCGTTCGCCAGGAACTCCCAAGCCATCGAGCGAGCCAAGAGCGCGCCGGGGGTCACCATCGCCGTCGGCGGTGAATGTGACGACAGCGAAGGCTATTTCGTCCGTCCCACCGTGCTGCTCTCCGACGACCCGGGCGACGAGGCGTTCTCGACCGAGTACTTCGGCCCCATCCTGGCCGTGCACGTCTACCCCGACGACCAGTTCGACGACGTCCTCGGTGTGGTCGACGGCGGCTCGCGCTATGCGCTGACCGGTGCGGTGATCGCCGACGACCGCGCGGCGGTCGGCAAAGCCGCCGACCGACTTCGGTTCGCGGCGGGCAACTTCTACGTCAACGACAAGCCGACGGGTGCGGTCGTGGGCCAGCAGCCCTTCGGCGGATCGCGGGCCTCGGGCACCAACGACAAGGCCGGCTCACCGCTGAACCTGCTGCGCTGGACCTCGGCCCGCTCGATCAAGGAGACGTTCGTCCCGCCCACCGAGCACCGTTACCCGCACATGGAGGTGCAGTGA
- a CDS encoding NUDIX hydrolase — protein sequence MKPITAISSREVYRNAWLTVREDVVRRPDGSTGIYGVVDKPSYALIIAVDGDRVALVEQFRYPLGERRWEFPQGTAPDRAELEPTELAVRELREETGLSAASLARLGRLDIAAGMSSQRGWVFLATDITEGDPDREHEEQDMHFAWFTRTRVEEMMRSGEITDAQSIAAYALLLLAEGR from the coding sequence GTGAAGCCCATCACCGCGATCTCCTCCCGCGAGGTCTACCGCAACGCCTGGCTGACGGTGCGCGAAGACGTCGTTCGCCGCCCGGACGGCTCCACCGGCATCTACGGCGTCGTCGACAAGCCGTCCTACGCCCTGATCATCGCCGTCGACGGTGACCGGGTGGCCCTGGTGGAACAGTTCCGCTATCCGCTCGGCGAGCGGCGCTGGGAGTTCCCCCAGGGCACCGCACCCGATCGGGCCGAACTGGAACCCACCGAGCTGGCGGTCCGCGAACTGCGGGAGGAAACCGGGCTGAGCGCCGCATCACTGGCACGGCTGGGCCGCCTCGACATCGCCGCCGGGATGAGCAGCCAGCGCGGCTGGGTCTTCCTGGCCACCGACATCACCGAGGGCGATCCCGACCGTGAACACGAGGAGCAGGACATGCACTTCGCCTGGTTCACCAGGACCCGGGTCGAGGAGATGATGCGCAGCGGTGAGATCACCGACGCGCAGTCGATCGCCGCCTACGCACTGTTGCTGCTCGCCGAGGGGCGGTAA
- a CDS encoding acyl-CoA synthetase, whose amino-acid sequence MLLASLNPAAVAAGADLGDAVRIDGATLSRSDLVGAATSVAERVGGAHRVAILATPTAATVLAVTGCLIAGVPFVPVPADVGAAERAHMLTDSGAQAWLGELPADPGGLPHVPVRLHARSWHRYPEPSPQSTAMVMYTSGTTGLPKGVLISRAAVAADIDALAQAWQWTPADTLVHGLPLFHVHGLVLGLLGSLRVGNRFVHTGKPTPESYAAAAGTLYFGVPTVWSRVVADPASAAALAGARLLVSGSAALPVPVFDRLTELTGHAPVERYGSTESLITISTRADGERRPGWVGLPLAGVQTRLYAEDGSPVPHDGETIGSLAVRAPTLFDGYLNRPDATAEAFDADGWYRTGDAAVIDEAGMHRIVGRESVDLIKSGGYRIGAGEVETVLLGHPGVSEAAVVGLPDADLGQRIVAYVVGDADPDVLISLVAEQLSAHKRPREVRVVAALPRNAMGKVVKKELMSWD is encoded by the coding sequence GTGCTTCTGGCCTCGCTGAACCCGGCCGCCGTGGCTGCCGGAGCCGACCTCGGCGACGCGGTGCGCATCGACGGCGCGACACTGTCGCGCAGCGACCTGGTCGGTGCGGCGACCTCAGTCGCCGAACGGGTCGGTGGTGCGCACCGGGTCGCGATCCTGGCCACGCCCACGGCGGCGACGGTCCTCGCTGTCACCGGCTGCCTGATCGCCGGGGTGCCCTTCGTACCGGTGCCCGCCGATGTCGGCGCGGCCGAACGGGCCCACATGCTGACCGATTCCGGAGCCCAGGCGTGGCTGGGCGAGCTGCCCGCCGACCCCGGGGGGCTGCCGCACGTGCCGGTGCGGTTGCACGCGCGGTCCTGGCACCGCTACCCCGAACCGTCGCCGCAGAGCACGGCGATGGTGATGTACACCTCGGGTACCACCGGGCTGCCCAAGGGCGTGCTGATCAGCCGCGCCGCGGTGGCCGCCGACATCGACGCGCTGGCACAGGCCTGGCAGTGGACTCCGGCGGACACCCTGGTGCACGGGCTTCCGCTGTTCCACGTCCACGGCCTCGTCCTCGGTCTGCTCGGATCGCTGCGAGTGGGAAATCGCTTTGTGCACACCGGGAAACCGACGCCGGAAAGCTACGCGGCCGCAGCCGGAACGCTGTATTTCGGGGTGCCGACGGTGTGGTCGCGGGTGGTCGCCGACCCGGCGTCCGCCGCGGCACTGGCTGGCGCGCGGCTGCTGGTATCGGGGTCGGCGGCGTTGCCCGTCCCGGTCTTCGACAGGCTGACCGAACTGACCGGGCATGCGCCCGTCGAACGCTACGGCAGCACCGAGTCGCTGATCACCATCTCCACCCGGGCCGACGGGGAACGCCGCCCGGGCTGGGTGGGCCTGCCGCTGGCCGGGGTGCAGACCAGGCTGTACGCCGAGGACGGTTCGCCGGTGCCGCACGACGGGGAAACCATTGGCAGCCTTGCGGTTCGGGCTCCGACACTGTTCGACGGCTACCTCAACCGGCCGGACGCCACCGCCGAAGCCTTCGATGCCGACGGCTGGTATCGCACCGGTGACGCCGCCGTGATCGACGAGGCAGGCATGCACCGAATCGTGGGCCGCGAGTCGGTCGACCTGATCAAGTCCGGTGGCTACCGGATCGGCGCCGGCGAGGTGGAGACGGTGCTGCTGGGCCATCCGGGAGTATCGGAGGCCGCTGTCGTCGGTCTGCCCGACGCCGATCTCGGCCAGCGCATCGTCGCCTACGTGGTTGGTGACGCCGACCCGGATGTGCTGATTTCATTGGTGGCCGAACAACTTTCGGCGCACAAGCGGCCACGCGAGGTTCGAGTGGTAGCTGCCCTGCCGCGCAACGCGATGGGCAAGGTCGTCAAGAAGGAGCTGATGTCATGGGATTGA
- a CDS encoding MspA family porin encodes MKYMGRVLVALIAAMAALFVGNGTSNAGLDNQLSLVDGGGRTLTIQQWDTFLDGVFPLDRNRLTREWFHSGKAVYSVVGSGADDFAGTLELGYQVGFPWSLGVGINFSYTTPNILLDDANISPTGFNPLGSVITPNLFPGVSISADLGNGPGIQEVATFSVDVEGPNGSVAVANAHGTVTGAAGGVLLRPFARLISKAGDSVTTYGEPWNMN; translated from the coding sequence ATGAAATATATGGGTCGAGTGCTGGTGGCGTTGATCGCCGCCATGGCGGCACTCTTCGTCGGAAACGGCACGTCGAACGCAGGTTTGGACAATCAGCTGAGCTTGGTCGACGGCGGTGGCCGTACGTTGACGATTCAGCAGTGGGACACCTTCCTCGATGGCGTGTTCCCCCTGGACCGCAACCGGCTGACCCGCGAGTGGTTCCACTCCGGCAAGGCGGTCTACAGCGTCGTGGGCTCCGGTGCCGACGACTTCGCGGGCACCTTGGAGCTGGGCTACCAGGTTGGCTTCCCGTGGTCACTCGGTGTGGGTATCAACTTCAGCTACACCACCCCCAACATCCTGCTGGATGACGCGAACATCTCCCCGACGGGTTTCAACCCGCTGGGCTCGGTCATCACCCCGAACCTGTTCCCGGGTGTGTCGATCAGCGCTGACCTGGGCAACGGCCCCGGTATCCAGGAAGTCGCCACCTTCTCGGTGGACGTCGAGGGCCCCAACGGCTCGGTCGCCGTGGCCAACGCCCACGGCACCGTCACCGGTGCGGCCGGCGGCGTGCTGCTGCGCCCCTTCGCCCGCCTGATCTCCAAGGCCGGTGACAGCGTCACCACCTACGGCGAACCCTGGAACATGAACTGA
- a CDS encoding sulfite exporter TauE/SafE family protein: MLGGLAGSIAGFASVATYPALLAVGLPPVTANVTNTVALVFNGIGSAWGSRPELAGQGRFLLRTAPLAALGGGVGAVLLLTTPPGAFEKLVPILLAVASVAIVIPRGTDHLAAVRRRAVVRAEMAAIFGIALYGGYFGAAAGVMFLALLLNAGAASLAHANAAKNVLLGLANTVAAALFVFLAPVHWPAMIALGAGGLVGARLGPIVVRHAPATPLRILIGLAGLILAVKLGLHAYRQA; this comes from the coding sequence GTGCTGGGCGGTCTGGCGGGCAGTATCGCCGGCTTCGCGTCGGTGGCCACCTATCCCGCACTGCTCGCCGTCGGCCTGCCGCCGGTGACGGCCAACGTGACCAACACCGTGGCCCTGGTGTTCAACGGGATCGGATCCGCGTGGGGGTCCCGGCCGGAACTGGCCGGGCAGGGCCGCTTCCTGCTGCGCACCGCCCCGCTCGCCGCGCTGGGTGGTGGCGTCGGTGCGGTGCTCCTGCTGACCACCCCGCCGGGGGCCTTCGAGAAACTGGTGCCGATTCTGCTTGCGGTGGCGTCGGTGGCGATCGTGATCCCCAGGGGAACCGATCACCTCGCAGCGGTGCGCCGGCGCGCGGTGGTGCGTGCGGAGATGGCCGCGATCTTCGGGATTGCTCTCTACGGCGGTTACTTCGGTGCCGCGGCGGGGGTGATGTTCCTGGCGTTGCTGCTCAACGCCGGAGCGGCCAGCCTGGCGCACGCCAACGCGGCCAAGAACGTCCTGCTCGGGCTGGCCAACACGGTGGCCGCTGCGCTCTTCGTGTTCCTGGCGCCGGTGCACTGGCCGGCAATGATCGCACTGGGCGCCGGTGGCCTGGTCGGCGCCCGGCTGGGCCCGATCGTCGTGCGGCACGCCCCGGCCACGCCGCTGCGGATCCTGATCGGGCTGGCGGGTCTGATCCTGGCGGTCAAGCTCGGTCTGCACGCCTATCGGCAGGCGTAA
- a CDS encoding acyltransferase family protein → MTGTRNHAADLYRVLALVMVVIGHWITAALTYSDGAFYRENPLVELPWTQWLTWLFQVVPVFFVVAGYASAVSFQKLGAADSRQTWIRHRLTRPLGPTAVYVLIVLLVVAGLAAAGVAGTELDFGAWAVAMHLWFLGIYVLVIALTPVAVAAHHRWGLWVPAVLVVAVAAVDAASIGAHVPYLDWLNYLLPWAALYQLGIAWQDGTLRIRHEVPLACVSAVALVLLVTVGPYPISMIGVPGQTLNNTSPPNLALLALGLTQTGLALAIAPAVNRALNSVRAQRILAVGNDNVMALYLWHMVPVVIVALVGYPTGLLPQPELGSGDWWWFRLAWVGILAVVALVELLLLWWGRAFFAAPVPAVAVPIPAWAGWASMAVGTLAVAAALTKIAIDGFAPGGHLPIGTAAWFAAGLVLIALTPADRRADRA, encoded by the coding sequence ATGACGGGCACCCGTAACCACGCCGCAGACCTCTACCGGGTCCTCGCCCTGGTGATGGTCGTCATCGGGCACTGGATCACCGCAGCCCTGACCTACAGTGACGGCGCCTTCTACCGGGAGAACCCCCTGGTGGAACTGCCGTGGACGCAATGGCTGACCTGGCTGTTCCAGGTGGTGCCGGTGTTCTTCGTAGTGGCCGGTTACGCCAGCGCGGTGTCGTTTCAGAAGCTGGGCGCCGCCGACTCCAGGCAGACCTGGATCCGCCACCGGCTGACCCGGCCGCTGGGCCCGACGGCGGTGTACGTCCTGATCGTGCTTCTCGTCGTCGCCGGGCTGGCGGCAGCAGGGGTGGCCGGGACCGAGCTGGACTTCGGCGCCTGGGCGGTCGCCATGCACCTATGGTTCCTGGGCATCTACGTGCTGGTGATCGCGCTGACGCCGGTGGCGGTGGCCGCACACCACCGGTGGGGGCTGTGGGTGCCGGCGGTCTTGGTGGTCGCGGTGGCCGCCGTCGACGCGGCGAGCATCGGCGCCCACGTCCCGTACCTGGACTGGCTGAACTATCTGCTGCCGTGGGCGGCGCTCTACCAACTCGGCATCGCCTGGCAGGACGGCACACTGCGGATCCGTCACGAGGTACCACTGGCCTGCGTGTCGGCGGTCGCTCTGGTGCTGCTGGTGACCGTCGGGCCGTATCCGATCAGCATGATCGGCGTGCCCGGCCAGACACTCAACAACACCTCGCCGCCGAACCTGGCGCTGCTGGCCTTGGGGCTCACCCAGACCGGGCTGGCGCTGGCGATCGCGCCGGCCGTGAACCGGGCGCTGAATTCGGTGCGCGCCCAACGCATTCTGGCGGTGGGCAACGACAACGTGATGGCCCTGTACCTGTGGCACATGGTCCCGGTGGTCATCGTCGCGCTGGTCGGCTACCCGACCGGGCTGTTGCCCCAGCCGGAGCTGGGATCCGGTGACTGGTGGTGGTTCCGGCTGGCGTGGGTGGGGATCCTGGCCGTCGTCGCACTGGTGGAGTTGCTGTTGCTGTGGTGGGGGCGGGCATTCTTCGCCGCCCCGGTGCCCGCCGTCGCGGTGCCGATCCCGGCGTGGGCCGGCTGGGCGTCGATGGCCGTCGGCACGCTGGCCGTCGCCGCGGCGCTGACGAAGATCGCGATCGACGGTTTCGCGCCCGGCGGGCACCTGCCGATCGGGACCGCGGCGTGGTTCGCCGCCGGTCTGGTGCTGATCGCCCTTACGCCTGCCGATAGGCGTGCAGACCGAGCTTGA
- a CDS encoding proline dehydrogenase family protein: MSALFTRAARPAILAAGRSERLRHTAERMPVARDVVRRFVPGETVEDALSAVTVLRDTDRLVSIDYLGEDVTDAEAADATVTAYLNLLDALGARFDSAGPVRALEVSLKLSALGQALPKDGDKIAQENAHAICARAQQVGAWVTVDAEDHTTTDSTLSIVRELRTDFPWLGTVLQAYLRRTEADCAEFAAAGARIRLCKGAYDEPSSVAYRDAGEVTESYLRCLRTLMAGSGYPMVASHDPAIIAAVPSLAREFGRGTDGFEYQMLYGIRDGEQCRLAQGGDQVRVYIPFGTQWYGYFVRRLAERPANLMFFLRALAHRN; encoded by the coding sequence ATGAGCGCCCTCTTCACCCGGGCCGCCCGCCCCGCCATCCTGGCTGCCGGCCGCTCAGAACGGTTGCGCCACACCGCTGAACGCATGCCCGTCGCCCGCGACGTCGTGCGCCGGTTCGTCCCCGGTGAGACCGTCGAGGACGCGCTGTCGGCGGTCACCGTGCTGCGCGACACCGATCGGCTGGTCAGTATCGACTACCTCGGCGAGGACGTCACCGACGCCGAGGCGGCAGACGCCACCGTCACGGCATACCTGAACCTGCTCGATGCTCTCGGTGCCCGGTTCGACAGTGCCGGCCCGGTGCGCGCCCTGGAGGTATCGCTGAAGCTGTCCGCGCTGGGCCAGGCCCTGCCCAAAGACGGTGACAAGATCGCGCAGGAGAACGCGCATGCGATCTGCGCACGTGCCCAACAGGTCGGCGCCTGGGTCACCGTGGACGCCGAGGACCACACCACCACCGACTCGACACTGTCGATCGTGCGGGAACTGCGCACCGACTTTCCGTGGCTGGGCACGGTCCTGCAGGCCTATCTGCGGCGCACCGAAGCCGACTGCGCAGAGTTCGCGGCCGCCGGCGCCCGTATCCGGCTATGCAAGGGCGCCTACGACGAGCCGTCGTCGGTGGCCTACCGCGACGCGGGCGAGGTCACCGAGAGCTACCTGCGCTGCCTCCGGACGTTGATGGCCGGCTCGGGATATCCGATGGTGGCCTCGCACGACCCGGCGATCATCGCCGCAGTGCCGTCACTGGCCCGCGAATTCGGCCGTGGCACAGACGGATTCGAATACCAGATGCTCTACGGCATCCGGGACGGTGAACAGTGCCGACTCGCCCAAGGCGGCGATCAGGTGCGGGTGTACATCCCGTTCGGCACGCAGTGGTACGGCTATTTCGTGCGCCGACTTGCCGAACGCCCGGCAAACCTGATGTTCTTCCTGCGAGCACTGGCCCACCGGAACTGA